In one window of Mercurialis annua linkage group LG4, ddMerAnnu1.2, whole genome shotgun sequence DNA:
- the LOC126679164 gene encoding E3 ubiquitin-protein ligase PUB24-like: MDDIEIPEYFICPISLQIMQDPVTISTGITYDRDSIEHWLFTTRNTICPVTKQSLPNDFDLTPNHTLRRLIQSWCIDNASNGILKMPSPKPCLDKCHLLKLIKDLHLPRRQIKTLIELEFLAAENERNRKYMGETGLPKALLMFIVTCFKKTQMDGIQEAVSILKLIRVSSKDSKEILIENYQIIESLTWILGWCNDNCNIIKSHAVSVLKMVLEDASSSVLERLKPSFFQSVVGVIRENITQQGLNAALKVLLNACPWGRNRITMVESGAVFELIELEWRSPEKKTTEYILGILFHLCSCADGRAKFLSHRGGIAMVAKRILKVSPAADDRAVLILAMICKFSGTNMVVQEMLNVKAVSKLCLMLQADCAPYLKEKAREILRSHSEEWKNSPCIDISIVVR; this comes from the coding sequence atgGATGATATTGAAATTCCTGAATATTTCATATGTCCAATTTCTCTCCAAATTATGCAAGACCCCGTAACAATTTCAACTGGTATAACCTATGATCGTGATAGCATTGAACATTGGCTATTCACTACCAGAAATACAATTTGTCCAGTCACCAAACAATCTTTACCTAATGATTTTGATTTAACCCCTAATCATACTTTACGTAGATTAATCCAATCTTGGTGTATTGATAATGCCTCTAATGGAATTCTCAAAATGCCTTCTCCTAAACCTTGTCTTGATAAATGTCATCTCCTTAAACTTATTAAAGATCTTCATCTTCCCCGTCGACAAATTAAAACCCTAATCGAGTTGGAGTTTCTCGCGGCGGAGAACGAGAGGAATCGGAAGTATATGGGGGAGACTGGATTGCCTAAGGCTTTATTAATGTTCATAGTAACATGCTTCAAGAAAACTCAGATGGATGGAATTCAAGAAGCGGTTAGTATTCTTAAACTTATTCGAGTTTCTTCGAAGGATTCGAAGGAAATTCTCATTGAAAACTATCAGATTATCGAATCTTTAACATGGATTCTAGGGTGGTGCAATGATAattgtaatattattaaatcTCATGCAGTTTCAGTTCTTAAGATGGTTCTTGAAGATGCAAGTTCGAGTGTGTTAGAAAGGCTTAAACCTAGTTTTTTTCAAAGTGTTGTCGGTGTAATAAGAGAAAACATAACTCAACAAGGCCTTAATGCAGCTTTAAAAGTGTTGTTAAACGCTTGTCCATGGGGGAGAAACAGGATAACGATGGTGGAATCAGGAGCGGTTTTCGAGCTTATCGAACTCGAATGGAGATCACCGGAGAAGAAGACTACGGAGTATATTTTAGGTATATTATTTCATCTATGTTCATGTGCTGACGGTAGGGCTAAATTCTTGAGTCATAGAGGAGGAATTGCTATGGTGGCTAAGAGAATATTGAAAGTATCTCCGGCCGCCGATGATCGAGCCGTGTTAATTCTTGCAATGATATGTAAATTCTCAGGGACGAACATGGTGGTTCAAGAAATGTTGAATGTTAAAGCTGTGTCGAAGCTTTGTTTGATGCTTCAAGCTGACTGTGCTCCTTATTTGAAGGAGAAAGCTAGAGAAATTCTCCGATCACATTCTGAGGAGTGGAAAAATTCTCCTTGTATTGATATTTCTATTGTGGTAAGGTAA